The following proteins come from a genomic window of Thiothrix unzii:
- a CDS encoding DUF5979 domain-containing protein, with translation MFLTVLAGTPSAWADLPLLPGQAITTHFSGIENNTSQPFLQGKVLSVLDIRDPVANSAPFALPGPTNWTVPRYQHTSWDATTLGEVFGLALDTSKAQPDIYLASSSSMYFRDTAFNMTPGSLANGYGGVFKIDGSSGAASLLANLPSATFNNGFTRYAGLAQIAANPTGRTLYVANYEDGKIYVLNMDTGATVETFDHGTQAASPTIADDGTAGFTQLGRRVSAVQYHPQEQRLYYSVWAVDGNKIWSVPVASNGATNGAARFELSYTSGAWAGSSNAVITDIAFSKDGQRMLAGEMPVVDGSYMRSSHYTSGVEWVGSGGGWTLNNSLEGGNGTIPVGLFNNKINAAGSVAYGYNNYGTNAGASEPCEDSFVLMGDALYFPAPFIYGLQITPLTGSTTATLGQDDYIVDLENSTGGNENNDKSGLGDVEVLSGCVPPVTPKGNLTISKAVAGGTDPQTFNIQLDCSDNSFDNNAITLTAGATHTVSNIPAGTTCTVTETTPSAPSGYSYSTPVITPAQPVTIVANSTVAVSVLNQMTAKMADIEVNKVVDKPKVNSGDVVTYTITVKNNGPDNATGIEVTDQLPSGVTYKPTYNASQGTYSSATGIWSVGSLTNGTTATLTIQATVN, from the coding sequence ATGTTCCTGACGGTTTTAGCGGGCACGCCGTCTGCATGGGCAGACTTGCCGCTATTGCCGGGGCAAGCCATTACCACCCATTTCTCAGGCATAGAGAACAATACATCGCAGCCCTTTTTGCAAGGCAAAGTTTTGAGCGTGCTGGACATCCGCGATCCGGTTGCCAATAGTGCACCCTTCGCCCTGCCGGGGCCAACTAACTGGACTGTTCCGCGTTACCAACATACCTCATGGGATGCAACCACTTTAGGGGAAGTCTTCGGCCTAGCACTCGATACCAGTAAAGCCCAACCCGATATTTACCTTGCCAGTAGCTCCAGCATGTATTTCAGGGATACCGCATTTAATATGACACCAGGCTCATTGGCTAACGGTTATGGTGGTGTCTTTAAAATTGACGGTTCAAGCGGAGCAGCCTCGCTTCTGGCTAATCTGCCTAGTGCAACATTCAATAACGGATTTACCCGTTATGCGGGTTTGGCACAAATTGCCGCCAACCCAACTGGCAGAACACTTTATGTGGCGAACTATGAGGATGGTAAAATTTACGTCCTCAATATGGATACGGGTGCAACCGTAGAAACTTTTGATCACGGTACGCAAGCAGCCAGCCCCACTATCGCTGACGATGGCACAGCAGGCTTTACCCAGTTAGGTCGGCGGGTATCTGCTGTTCAATATCACCCACAGGAACAACGTTTGTATTATTCCGTGTGGGCGGTGGATGGCAATAAAATTTGGTCGGTTCCGGTAGCCAGTAATGGAGCAACCAATGGCGCAGCACGTTTTGAACTATCTTACACCTCAGGTGCTTGGGCAGGATCAAGTAACGCTGTTATTACCGACATTGCTTTCAGTAAAGATGGGCAACGGATGCTTGCCGGAGAAATGCCAGTCGTGGATGGTAGCTACATGCGTAGTTCCCATTATACGTCAGGTGTTGAATGGGTCGGCTCAGGCGGTGGCTGGACATTAAACAACAGTCTAGAAGGTGGGAATGGTACTATTCCTGTCGGATTATTTAATAATAAAATCAATGCGGCTGGTTCAGTAGCCTACGGTTACAATAACTACGGTACAAATGCCGGAGCAAGTGAACCGTGCGAAGACTCCTTCGTCCTGATGGGCGATGCCCTGTACTTTCCCGCGCCATTTATTTATGGTCTACAGATCACCCCTTTGACAGGTTCGACAACAGCCACGTTGGGACAAGATGATTACATCGTCGATTTGGAAAACAGTACTGGTGGTAATGAAAACAATGACAAGTCAGGGCTGGGCGACGTAGAAGTTTTAAGTGGTTGCGTTCCTCCTGTCACACCCAAAGGTAATCTAACCATTAGTAAGGCCGTTGCGGGCGGCACTGACCCACAAACCTTCAATATCCAACTGGATTGCAGCGACAATAGTTTCGACAACAACGCCATCACCCTGACTGCTGGTGCTACCCACACTGTCAGCAATATCCCGGCAGGCACAACCTGTACAGTAACAGAAACCACACCGTCCGCCCCCAGTGGTTATAGCTATAGTACACCGGTCATAACACCTGCCCAACCGGTCACAATAGTGGCAAACAGCACGGTAGCGGTCAGCGTGTTGAACCAGATGACAGCAAAAATGGCTGACATTGAGGTAAACAAAGTCGTTGATAAACCCAAGGTCAATTCTGGTGATGTGGTCACGTACACCATCACGGTAAAAAATAACGGGCCAGACAACGCAACAGGAATAGAAGTCACGGATCAACTTCCCTCAGGAGTTACCTATAAACCAACATACAACGCCAGCCAAGGTACATACTCATCAGCAACCGGGATATGGAGTGTAGGTTCGTTAACCAATGGTACAACGGCAACATTAACCATTCAGGCAACGGTGAACTAA